The genomic window GGTGCTCACCCATGAGCAGTTATAGTGAATACTGAAGtgttgggagtgtgggagggaatGTTGGAATGTGGGGAGTGtggagtgtattcacctagaatgGGGCCACGCATCGTGGGGAATGTATTCACCTAGAATGGGGCCACGCATCGTGGGGAATGTATTCACCTAGAATGGGGCCACGCATCGTGGGGAATGTATTCACCTAGAATGTTGGAATatggggagtgtgggagtgtattGCTggaatgtattcacctagttgtattcacctagttgtgcttgcgggggttgagctctgctcttccggcccgcctctcaactatcaatcaactgtttctactactactactatatatttttttcccacaccacacccatacaccccaagaagtagcccgtgacagctgactatctcccaggtacctatttactgctaggtaacaggggcatagggtgaaagaaactctgcccatcgtttctcgccggcgccggggatcgaacccaggatcacaggatcacgtatccagcgtgctatccgctcagcCGTCgactcctttgtgtgtgtgtgtgtgtgtgtgtgtgtgtgtgtgtgtgtgtgtgtgtgtgtgtgtgtgtgtgtgtgtgtgtgtgtgtgatatatagtatacataatagaggaaaaatagactggttagaacagccgggtccaagagctaatagctcgattctgcagacacaaatagtaaacccaCATACTCTACTGAGTCTACTCTACACTTGGCCTGGCtcaagaccacacacacaccatcggaCAGATGTGTATACTGACTGCTTGTTAGGACTATATAAATAGCCACGCACATGAAAGAAGTTCTCTCTTTCAATGAAAGAAAGTTTTACAGTTTCTACGAATAGTTGCTTTACCACGTGCTTCAAGCTCGAACTTTTGTAACTAAACAAAAGATCACAATCCAATTTGAGTCTCCTTGGAACTACACCTCATGGACTTGACAGCCCTTCAAACATAATCTCATTAATAATACAATATACTTGATATACACTATTCATACTCCAGtcactcctcccccttcccttcatcaCCATCAATACATCAATCAAAGGCTAAGGTCATATATACGactcaatatatataaaaaaatggttGCCTTGAAGTTGAAACGAAAGCCGCTATCCGCCTTAAATACGCCCTGTTatctattgtcacatttttaacagAATCGATTAATCCGTTTAAAATGcgaggaagccggtcggccgagcggacagcacgctggacttgtgatcctgtggtcctgggttcgatcccaggcgccggcgagaaacattgggcagagtttctttcaccctatgcccctgttacctagcagtaatataggtacctggggtgttagtcagctgtcacttcttcctgggggtggaggcctggtcgaggaccgggccgcggggacactaaagccccgaaatcacctcaagataaccgaaaTATTTacccacagaaatcacaatagcgtgatgcatcaaatgaacaaatccacaagggccatgacaagggttcgaacctaagtctgagaggatcccagacgatcCCATCCCGTCTCAGAGGATCCCAGACGATCCCATCCCGTCTCAGAGGATCCCAGACGATCCCATCCCGTCTCAGAGGATCCCATCCCTTTACCAtggcgtagctcagtcgattaaggcagcgtctgggatccactCAGACGttgattcgaaccctcgtcacggattTGTGACGAGGGTTCGATTTGTGACAaatccttgtggatttattcattttgcCTTTCCCTACGCCTCGGCCTCGATAAATTAGGTGCGCAGCTGAGATTCGTAAGTTCCTGGTCAGGTGAAACTATTGTATTTGGCTAACTGACAGACCAGAGAGCTTATTGAGCGGTGATTCACTAAGCATTCGTTACCTCCGCCTGGGAAAGGTTGACAGTCTGCATCTGAGCTGCAATGTGTAGGCTATTtacataaatgaataaataattcACTCGTAATATGCCATTAGATATTTATGCAAATGCTCAGGCTGAGTCCTCCATGCAACATCCACAGCTGTTTAGTTCGGGGATCTTTGCCATGGGGGTTCAGCACCCTCATTTCCACCGTGTGTTTTATTTCAATCAAACGGACAATCCCACCATCCCCACATATCTTCGCTGTTTTCCCCACATAtctcctgcctccaccaccaagccATCCGCCCGTAATATCCACGCCATCACTCCACATATGTACGCTACATATCcgcacctaacctaacccgaaACAGCTTGTGTCATATTAAACCGCCTTTAGCACATACTGGAGTTTTCTCGTAACGCCTCATCGACCCAAAACTATATCCCAATACCAGTATATCCCCCAATATATCCCAATATATCCCCCGCCACCAACAACTACCCATTTCGCACACTAATACTAAGCGCTCACACCTAAACTCCCCACCCACACCGAccacctacccacacacacacaccatacacacacccacacacacacacacacacacacacacacacacacacacacacacacacacatacaccatacacacatacacccacctacacacaccatacacacacacacatacaccatacacacccacacacaccatacacacacacacacacacacacatacaccatacacacatacaccatacacacacacaccatacacacacacacacacacacacacatacaccatacacacatacaccatacacacacacaccatacacacacacaccatacacacacacaccatacacacacaccctcattccTTAACATACAATAACAAGCACCACATCCATCATTCCCGTTAAGGGCATTATTGGCGGTAATGTCAGCGGTGTTCTATTATTACTGAAAGGTGGCCACAGGCGCTAGCAAAGGCAACAAAGGTACAACAGTAACAATGACAACATGATGCAACACAGGCAATGGAGAAGTAATAGAGAAGTGTCTCTGGTACTCACATACCTAGACTGGTACTCAGTCTACTGAGACTGATACTCAGTCTACTGACACTGGTACTCAGTCTATTGACACTGGTACGCAGTCTACTGAGACTGATACTCAGTCTACTGAGACTGATACTCAGTCTACTGACACTGGTACTCAGTCTACTGACACTGGTACTCAGTCTACTGACACTGGTACTCAGTCTACTGACACTGGTACTCAGTCTACTGACACTGGTACTCAGTCTACCGAGACTGATACTCAGTCTACCAGGCTGAACAATCCTTTTGTTTACATACATTTGCAATTACAtgaaaatatatatgtgtgtgtgtctagatGTAGATGATAAGGGGGGATATGGAAAGCAGTAGAGGGAGATAGAGGGGTGGTTGAAGATGGTGGAGAGGGGCTGTAGGGAAAGCGTGTAAGGGTAAGGGAGGCAGCAGAATAAGGGTGAGGGAGGCAGCAGGATAAGAGGAAGGGAGGCATGGAGGGGATAGAGTGGAAAAAGGGGCTGAGGGCTAGTGCGGTCTCCTGCGGCGGCCCATTACACCTATCCCCAGCAGGTCCTGCTCCCCCCTGCTGTCCTTCACAATACAACCCTccccacaacaccactatacactCACTACACCCAAACACCCATTCATCATCCTCATGGCCTCTCTCTCTTATTACTAATAAGTCTTAGAATAATTAATACTATTTAACGGCTAATATTACCTTTAATTATAGATAATAATATTGCTAATTATTTTTTGGGGTTAGTATTATAATAATATGCATTTCCAACTACGTTTATGatatattttcacacacacaagagagataTCTCTGAGCGGAGATTTATTCCTGGGGTCATAAGCTTGGGGTAGCTTTTCTTAAAGGGATAAGTAATGGTGGTGTATCATGCTAGGGGTGTAAGCCAGGCACCGAGAAGCCTCCCAAGCCACGGCCCAAGTCGCGGTTTCCGTAGCCCAAGTCGCGGTTTCCGTAGCCCAAGTCGCGGTTTCCGTAGCCCAAGTCGCGGTTTCCGTAGCCCAAGTCGCGGCCAGGTAGAGAGCTCTGAGAGGAGCTAGCCAGCCAGGGTGAGAGAAGGAGCGTTTAGGGTGAGGATGCGAGGGTTGGGACGCGGGCGCCCACCACCGCCCCCAAGAGCGGGACAAGCCGGCCTGTCACGTCCCAAACAGCACCAGCCGTCAACACCTCCTCACCGCGGCCGTCAAGCCAGCAGCCTGCCTGCTTGGGGAGGGTGCTGGCTTGCTGGCAGGGAGTGGAAAGGTGAGGTAGTAGTGGCATACAAGCCAGAGGGTATTAGGATATGCGCCAAGGATGAGGTATGAGTGGCGTTAAGGGGGGATGTGGTGGTATCGATATTAGGGCGAGGTGGTGGCAGGATGTGGTACGGACGGTATAAGGATAAGGTGGAAAGGGAAAGAAATTATGATAAGGGAAAAAGCAAAGAAAATGCTAAACCAGTGTGAATATAGGTCGTGGAAGGATTGATTTACGAGGCGGAATAACTAGGGTTctgtgtggtggaggagcaggtgaccTGGTGATGGCTTGGgacctggtggtgatagtgatgacctgggacctggtggtggtgatggcttgggacctggtggtgatagtgatgaccTGGgacctggtgatggtgatggcttgggacctggtagtggtgatgggggaggctgGGACCttgtagtggtgatgggggaggctgggtcctggtagtggtgatgggggaggctgggacctggtggtggtgatgggggaggctgggacctggtagtggtgatgggggaggctgggacctggtagtggtgatggggggaggctgggacctggtagtggtgatgggggaggctgggacctggtagtggtgatggggggaggctgggtcctggtagtggtgatgggggaggctgggacctggtagtggtgatgggggaggctgggacctggtagtggtgatgggggaggctgGGTCCTGGTAGTGGCGATGGGGGAGGCTGGgacctggtagtggtgatgggggaggctgggtcctggtagtggtgatgggggaagctgggacctggtagtggtgatgggggaggctgggtcctggtagtggtgatgggggaggctgggacctggtagtggtgatgggggaggctgggacctggtggtggtgatgggggaggctgggacctggtagtggtgatgggggaggctgggacctggtagtggtgatgggggaggctgggtcctggtagtggtgatgggggaggctgggacctggtggtggtgatgggggaagcttgacctggtagtggtgatgggggaagcttgacctggtagtggtgatgggggaagctgggacctggtagtggtgatgggggaggctgggacctggtagtggtgatgggggagactgggacctggtggtggtgatggggggaggctgggacctggtagtggtgatggggggaggctGGGACCTGGTAGTGGTGATGAAGGAGGCTGAgacctggtagtggtgatgggggaagcttgacctggtagtggtgatgggggaagctgggacctggtagtggtgatgggggaggctgggacttggtggtggtgatgggggaggctgggacctggtggtggtgatggggaggctgagacctggtagtggtgatgggggaggctgggacctggtggtggtgatggggaggctgggacctggtagtggtgatggggaaggctgggacctggtagtggtgatggggggaagctgggacctggtagtggtgatgggggagactgggacctggtagtggtgatggggggaggctgggacctggtagtggtggtggggaaggctgggacctggtagtggtgatgggggggcagctgggacctggtagtggtgatgggggaggctgggacttggtagtggtgatgggggaagctgggacctggtagtggtgatgggggagaCTGGGACCTGGTAGAGGTGATGGGGGAGGCTGGgacctggtagtggtgatgggtgaggctgggacctggtagtggtgatgggggagaCTGGGACCTGGTAGAGGTGATGGGGGAGGCTGGgacctggtagtggtgatggggggaggctgggacctggtagtggtgatggggggagactgggacctggtagtggtgatgggggaggctgggacctggtagtggtgatgggggaagctgggacctggtagtggtgatgggggaagctgggacctggtagtggtgatgggggaggctgggacctggtagtggtgatgggggaagctgggacctggtagtggtgatgggggaagctgggacctggtagtggtgatgggggaggctgGGACCTGGTAGTGGGGATGTTGAAACTGTCTTGGAAATGGTATTGAAACTCAGACTTTGCAGCAGAGGGACCATTTAACATGAAATAATGTCCACATGTAGCTTATAGCATGAAATTCAGTAAGAAATATGTTATTCATTAGACATAATTGACGTTTTCGGAACTTAAATCTTTTCATGCGAGAAATGCAATGACATTTTGAAGCATTTAATTAAAATACATTTCCACACTATTTATCATAACATGAAAATAAAATAACTTAAATAATCGTACGTCTGCCAGCGATGCGAGTGGTCCGGGCCACGGTAGTGTGTGTCGACGGCAGCGTCAGGAGTGTAGACTGTGACGTCACGACGGAGCTGAGTGGATCTCACGCGGCCGACCAACAGCTCAGTACCAGTAGAGACACCATCGTGTTCGGAAGTGGGACTCATAGCTGCTCGTGCTGAAGTGCTGACTTGTTTTTTTTATTCAGAATCTAGTGCTTACAAAAATACTGTGCTAATGGTGGTTCTCGAGTCCAAAGGGATGTTGACTGCAGGCAGTAATCAATATTTACAACCGGATTACCTGTCTCCACTACCCACCACGGTAAGACAACCGTCTGTGGGGTTTCTCAATTTTGGGGACTTAGTACATTCGTGTGTCTATATCCAGCTTCAGTCGGAAACCGTTTTACATGTGTGATGCTTGTGCGAGACGGTGCGTCCTTGTTAACCTTAGTCATCACCAATGCCGAAGCAAAATACTTGTTTTAATTGAATATTTGGTCTTAttttaaaaaaaaagtttaattTTCTTAACATTTCTTTGGAAAATTTTGTGAAAATCGCATCTTCCAAAAGTATGTGTTGTTTAACAGCGCCACAAGAGTAAGAACAAGTGAGTAACGAAACATTTTCTCTTTTTTTGCAGCTGGACGCCAAAAAGTCACCCCTCGCGCTTCTGGCGCAGACATGCTCCCAGATCGGAGCAGACTCCTCCAAACCTCTGCCTTctgagaagaagaaggaggaggagaagaaggaaaaGTCGACGCCCACGCCGCTGGACTCCACCCGCCGCTCTCCGGCGTTCAAGCCCTACGAGAGCGCCACCAAGAAGAACATGACGGAGGAATCTGCCAACGAGGAGAAATCCTCCGGGAGGAAGACCCCCGCCAGCCAGCCCTCAAGTGCCAGGTCGCCCTCCAACTCGAGCAACGGAGGCGGGTCCTCAGGAGGCATGACTAAGGAGGAGAGTGGGCGTCGGAGCATCGAGGCCACGTCCTCGgcctccacaacacccatcaTCAGGTCGGGCCTCGAGGTGCTGGCCGGCCACCCTAAAGACGTACCCTTGGGCACCTACAGGACTGGCATGCCCTCGCTCCTGCCGCCGGGCTACCCTGGCTTCGAGAGTCACCCTGCGCTGCGAGGTGCCCACCCCGGCCTCATGCCCAGCCTCGGCCTGCCAGGGCTGCCCTCCACCTTGGCCTCCGTCTACCCTGGCGCCGCGGCTGCCCTCTACTCCACAGCAGGGCTGCACACCACCGCCCTGTCTCCCTCAATCCTGGCCTCGCCCTACTTGACCTACACACGCGTCAAAACTGCAGGCGGAGGCGAGGCCGTGGTGCCCGTGTGCCGCGACCCGTACTGCACCGGCTGCCCTTACTCAGTTCAGAACAACCACCTCCTACAGTCAGGCGGCGCCTGCCCTCCGTCGTGTACCCAGTGTGAGCAGGCCAAAGCTGCCCTGAGTGCCCTGCCCGGCCTGTCGTCCCTACCCTCGTCGTCGCTGACCCCAGCCAGCAGCATCTTGCCGCCCACCTCTGtggccgccgctgccgccgcctccctctaccagccttcctcccTCCTCAGCGGCCCGCCCAGACCCTACGTCTGCAACTGGATAGCCGGCGACACCTACTGCGGGAAGCGGTTCTCCAGCTCGGAGGAGCTGCTCCAGCACCTGAGAACTCACACCAACATGACCGCCGACACCACCTCCCTCAACCTCCTCTCCAGCCCCCTGCACGCCCATGCCGCCCTGCTGGGGTCAGCCCACGCCCTCTCCAGGCCTGGCATGCCCTACCCTccgccctccctctcacccctcaccgccaGCAGGTACCACCCGTATAACAAGCCCACCTCACTCACACCCACGCTGCCCGGCCTCTCCCCATACGCCTCTGCCCTGTCGGCTTACCCTCAC from Procambarus clarkii isolate CNS0578487 chromosome 94, FALCON_Pclarkii_2.0, whole genome shotgun sequence includes these protein-coding regions:
- the noc gene encoding zinc finger protein Noc, which codes for MVVLESKGMLTAGSNQYLQPDYLSPLPTTLDAKKSPLALLAQTCSQIGADSSKPLPSEKKKEEEKKEKSTPTPLDSTRRSPAFKPYESATKKNMTEESANEEKSSGRKTPASQPSSARSPSNSSNGGGSSGGMTKEESGRRSIEATSSASTTPIIRSGLEVLAGHPKDVPLGTYRTGMPSLLPPGYPGFESHPALRGAHPGLMPSLGLPGLPSTLASVYPGAAAALYSTAGLHTTALSPSILASPYLTYTRVKTAGGGEAVVPVCRDPYCTGCPYSVQNNHLLQSGGACPPSCTQCEQAKAALSALPGLSSLPSSSLTPASSILPPTSVAAAAAASLYQPSSLLSGPPRPYVCNWIAGDTYCGKRFSSSEELLQHLRTHTNMTADTTSLNLLSSPLHAHAALLGSAHALSRPGMPYPPPSLSPLTASRYHPYNKPTSLTPTLPGLSPYASALSAYPHGYPSPYAGLYPRPPL